Within Natator depressus isolate rNatDep1 chromosome 6, rNatDep2.hap1, whole genome shotgun sequence, the genomic segment AGAAAAATGTAATTACAAAAACTGGCAGGGGGACTTGAAAAGGTGTGGTATCTGACCCTAtgttggacatttttttttttaactgactacATTTCAACTTGATAGCTTCCATTTAAATGGATACTGTCAATGAGAATCATGTCACTCATAAAGGGGTTATTTGTAATAGGTAAGAAATTAGATTATTAAAACAAGACTCTTCCGTTATAGCCATTGCAGGGGgctctaaaaaaaacccaaaactttacAAATCATAGCATCATTTCTATTGGTTTTAGATTttataaaactttatttttataagATGTAAAATTTGAGCCAAATTTAACCAGAAGCTGTTCCTTTAAATCACATGTAAGCCTGTACTTGTAGTATTTTGTTAGATGCAGATCATGCTGGGAACTTAAGACCCAGTAGCCACTTATTCTTGTTTCTTTGAAACCACAGTTATGTCTGGCTACGCTTACAGAAGGGGCAGAGTTTTATTCAGCCTTCAAATGTTATATTTCTTGTATATGTGTTTTGATGTGAATTATGACACAAATGTTATCTTAAAATTAGGTGGCTGATTGCAGACCAATAGAATATGGCTGGGCAAATATCAGAATCTGATCAGATCAAACAGGTAAGATGCTGTACTGTATTAATAAATGATGGTTTTGAGAAGCTTGCATTTCCTCAACAGACTGAAGCTTAGCAATGGAGTTTTATGGAAGCTAGTTTCAAGAGGTTTcagcattttattttcaaaggtaGGGAAGTTATTAGCATGCATATATGAaatgcagctcccctccccccccccccgttaatTACCAAGTAAAATGTTGCCTGAGTTGTATCTTAACTTCTTTTATGAATTGGGAACAGTATTAAGGTAGCCaagatttcattattttaatcATCAGCAAATCAAGAGGCATGGAACAGTATCTGATCTAGGTGAACAGTAGCTGTCAGCATCAAATGATGTTATTGAATTGATACTAAATTACCTCTGGTGACTTGTCACTTTAAATGAGTAGTCTGTTCTGTTAATATCACTGAATGGTACATGCAGCTATTGCAAACTGTACGtgggaaaagtttgaaaatgtcttCTTTTAATATTGAATGTCTGTTCAATTTGTTACAGTTCAAGGAGTTTCTTGGGACATACAATAAACTTACAGAAACCTGTTTCCTGGATTGTGTGAAAGATTTCACTAGCAGGGAGGTTAAATCAGAAGAGGTATGCCCTTGTGTGTTTTGGGTTTCTCTTTTGTGGAAATGCTGTATGATGATGTTTGAATTTGATAAGCAGCTTTGAAAGTTTTGATCCAATCAAAAATTAGTTAAATTAACCTACAAGAGGTTATAGCTCTTCAGTATGTATGCAGCCTGCAGGTGAGAAATGTTAACTGAAGAGACAATGATATATTTGTGGTTCTGTTTCTGTGCAGATGTCATTCTGATTGGATTCTCGCTCTTTCATCTTAGCTCCCTTGCATGCAAACAATAGATCTCCCACATCacagcttttgaaaaattttgacccCTGAGGCTTGTAGTTGCAGGACTAAGTGCATGCCCGGCGCTTTACAGGACATTGCACATCAGACCTTGGAAGGCAGtatcttcctccttttcttcacaTATATGCAGATAGCCTCCCTGTTTTCGGTGCTGGCATTGGCCTTGTAATGCTGCAACAAGCAGCAACAACATATTTTGTTCTGGGGCATTCGTAGAGCCTCTTACTCTGTAAGAATGAGAATTCTTTGGAGAAGGGAAAATTACCCACCTGTAATCTACTTCTCCTAAGAGAGAATCTCCTGGAATGCTCACTCACTTCCCTCAGAGTTTGGTATCATCCTCTTTGGAGGATGTTTCCCATCTTGCACTGTTTGTGTATTTTTGGAGGCATTTTTAAAGCAtgaatcattttgaattgttttagCCATATGGGTGGTTCACCTCCTGTGCAATTAAAGGAGGCAACATTTATAGCCTGCAGAGGTGATGTGACATCCAGTGCCTTGGGAAGGTCAGACTTGTACCTTATCCTGCTACCACTCACGGATAAAACTTCTTAATGAGAGTTCTGCTGGTCTGCTGATGAGAATCCTGATGGATCATGCCTGTAGAGTCTTTTAAGATTTTTGGATATAAACAGCAACCTGTAGCTAGCCATTTTTCTTTTGTACTCTATAAAGGGGCCCCCATGCTGCAGGACATGAGCTAATCATTAACAGATGGGGATTAGGGAGAAACTTACTTTATGGACAGTTTATTATGTAATTGTCCattacagggtttcttgcaccttcttgggaagcatctggcactggccactattggaaaCAGGATACTGtattagatggaccactggtctgatctggtatggcactTCATACGTTCCTATTCAAGTTTTAGTTTCATATTAAGTAAAAATCAAAAGCTTCCAGGAATCTCCTGTGAGCAAtgccacaatttttttaaaattcatctttGATCACTTTTTCACACAGCAACCCCTGGTGCAAGTCTACCCTTCCCAAGGCACCATCCCCTGAATACTACACCCTCTGGGAGCGATGGTTTGGAGCTGTTCCAGGCTCCCTCATTGTAGTTATTTAGCTAGAGTTCACTCCTGCTCAACAGGTTTTACCAGGTAGCTGATGTCCAGACAACAACAGTTTAGACCTCCTTTCCCCATTTCTAAATTCTAAACATGACCAAAACAACTCCTAGTTTATCGGTAATGATGCAAACTGGTCCTGTTCCCTTTGTTTCTAAGTTTGGTATGCTTTCACTGTAACTTATCAGTTCATTTTTGATAATGACAGCTAGTTTGGGAGCATCATATaatgcaggggtcagcaaccttcggcatgtggcccatcagggtaatccaaaGGTGgactgcgagacattttgtttacgttgaccatccgcaggcacggccccccgcagcacCCAATGGCCGCGATTCgtcgttcccggccaatgggagctgcgggaagcagtgggcTGTGGGGACGTGCTAGCTGTCTAACATGTGCAACACTGGCCCAGGAATAGCTTTGGAAACCTGCTGTAGATTGGTAAAACCAATTTTGCAAAAGCGATGCAGTGCAGAACATGGAATGGGCATAGTACTTTTACTACCATCCCAGCCAACTGAGCCACAGAATGACAAGAATAATTTCAGCAGCCCTAGGAAAAGTTCTCTGAGTATACACCATAAGTGGTAGATACAGTTAGTTGGAGGGATCCCAATGGAAGCCTAGGATAAACAGGGGATATACTAGGCCACATTTGGCTGCCATGGGCAGAAGGTGAGTCAAACAGAATTTAAAGAAAAGCGACTGATGTAATATTGGCCTTTGCCATAAGGTAGGAGACTATAGATTTTATTTCAGAGGATCGCAGGGATAAGGGAGACACAATGacttctttcatttttaaaagattctcTAGGGTAGTTTTCCATTGGAATGAATGCCAAAAGAAAACTCAGCTTTTCATATTTTCCTTGAAAACTAAACTTGACATTTTTTTCCCATCAGGAACAGGCTGGGCAGTGATCATGGGGCTAAGGCAGCATAAGCATAGGACACGAGTGTATTCACCGAGTCATATGCCATCATAAACTGTCTTCGGTCAGTTTttcctttaatcattgttgtggTCCTTCTGTGTCTCCTTTTTCCTGTAGATGACGTGCTCAGAACACTGCctacagaaatatttaaaaatgacgCAGAGGATATCCATGAGATTTCAGGAGTATCATATTCAGCAGAATGAAGCTCTAGCTGCCAAAGCAGGACTTCTTGGGCAACCTCGTTAAACAAAAGAGAATTCTATTCCAACCTTGCTTTAAAGCAGTGCCAATGTTTGCTGGATTACAAGTGGAGGTGTTCTGTTGTGGGTGTGTCCACCAGCTCACAGCAGAGTTTCAGAGACCGTTTGGCACGTGGAAACCATTGGGGAAACAATTATGGACTCTACCAAGAGTTGGTAATGGCCTGCTGGCGAACAGAGTCTATTTCTGTGGTCCTTTTTTACTGTGCAATGGAATAATGTTGATACAACCATTTCTAGAGGCCTGCAGACTGGTTATGCTGGTCACTACATTGGgggcaagggagggagaggaccATTTTTTTGTTTCTTCCACTACGACTATTAATTTTAATGCAAAAAGTGCTGTACAGAAATATATACAAAAAtgtcttcaaaatgtttttatttaatcaaAGTACAATAAATGGAAACTGTTCAGTTTTGTATGTATTTTCTTTCCAAACAAGGGTTTATAGGCTAGATGGCTAGAGTCCTGCCTTAACATTGTTGCC encodes:
- the TIMM9 gene encoding mitochondrial import inner membrane translocase subunit Tim9, with the protein product MAGQISESDQIKQFKEFLGTYNKLTETCFLDCVKDFTSREVKSEEMTCSEHCLQKYLKMTQRISMRFQEYHIQQNEALAAKAGLLGQPR